One segment of Mobula birostris isolate sMobBir1 chromosome 27, sMobBir1.hap1, whole genome shotgun sequence DNA contains the following:
- the LOC140188591 gene encoding sphingosine-1-phosphate phosphatase 2-like isoform X1: MDRLLSRLRGPELVAHFQWRCGLRPLSGAAPAERRSPEADKRTTRVSTASSWREQGRTESNGALSGTVIPLKKYKIENYFLYYLFLFAATLGQEVFYITFLPFCYWNIDPHVARRVINVWAVVMYIGQASKDVLRWPRPPSPPVIKLEVRVDAEYGMPSTHAMAATAIPFTFLLATMNRYKYPFPFELGLLFAVTICTLVSLSRIYTGMHTVLDVLCGIAITAVLVTVSYPFWDAIETFQMKNHFAPVLALTLSFLLSINYPELDHWSTARGDTTNIVSAGGGATLATWINYQWGLIPEPLSAPPYEMPSVTPELLGRMVARFTIGIVIVFFARQVIKSLALAFVCRLAGVSPRDQEARKLLWVEVPYKYITYSCLGVVGLALCPAVHRYLSL; encoded by the exons ATGGACCGTCTGCTAAGTCGGCTGCGAGGGCCGGAGCTGGTGGCTCACTTTCAGTGGCGCTGCGGGCTCCGTCCGCTCTCGGGAGCCGCGCCGGCGGAGCGACGCTCCCCCGAGGCTGACAAACGGACAACACGAGTCTCCACAGCCAGCTCCTGGAGGGAACAGGGCAGAACCGAAAGCAACGGCGCGCTGAGCGGCACTGTG ATTCCTCTGAAGAAATACAAGATTGAGAATTATTTCCTCTACTACCTCTTCCTGTTTGCTGCCACATTGGGCCAGGAGGTTTTTTACATCACCTTCCTTCCCTTCTGCTACTGGAATATTGACCCACATGTTGCTCGGAGAGTGATCAATGTCTGGGCA gttgtGATGTACATTGGGCAGGCTTCGAAAGACGTCTTAAGATGGCCGAGACCCCCATCACCTCCAGTAATTAAGCTTGAGGTGCGGGTGGATGCGGAGTATGGCATGCCTTCCACTCATGCCATGGCGGCCACTGCCATTCCTTTCACCTTCCTCTTGGCCACAATGAACAGGTACAAG taCCCGTTTCCCTTTGAGCTGGGTTTGCTGTTTGCGGTAACGATTTGTACCTTGGTCTCTCTCAGCCGTATTTACACAGGAATGCATACAGTTTTG GATGTGCTCTGTGGAATTGCAATCACTGCTGTGCTGGTAACCGTTTCGTACCCTTTCTGGGATGCCATTGAGACTTTCCAAATGAAGAATCACTTTGCTCCTGTACTAGCACTGACACTGTCCTTCCTGCTATCTATAAACTATCCCGAGCTGGACCATTggagcacagcaaggggtgacaCCACTAATATAGTCAGTGCAGGTGGAGGAGCTACCTTGGCCACTTGGATTAATTATCAGTGGGGGCTTATCCCGGAGCCCTTGTCGGCTCCGCCTTATGAGATGCCTTCGGTGACACCTGAACTCCTCGGCAGGATGGTTGCCCGATTTACCATTGGCATTGTGATTGTGTTTTTCGCACGGCAGGTTATAAAATCACTGGCCTTGGCCTTTGTTTGCAGGTTGGCTGGAGTCTCCCCCAGGGACCAGGAAGCTCGGAAGCTGCTGTGGGTGGAAGTCCCCTACAAGTACATTACGTATAGTTGCCTTGGAGTTGTTGGACTTGCTTTGTGCCCAGCGGTGCATAGATATTTATCACTTTGA
- the LOC140188591 gene encoding sphingosine-1-phosphate phosphatase 2-like isoform X2: MDRLLSRLRGPELVAHFQWRCGLRPLSGAAPAERRSPEADKRTTRVSTASSWREQGRTESNGALSGTVIPLKKYKIENYFLYYLFLFAATLGQEVFYITFLPFCYWNIDPHVARRVINVWAVVMYIGQASKDVLRWPRPPSPPVIKLEVRVDAEYGMPSTHAMAATAIPFTFLLATMNRYKDVLCGIAITAVLVTVSYPFWDAIETFQMKNHFAPVLALTLSFLLSINYPELDHWSTARGDTTNIVSAGGGATLATWINYQWGLIPEPLSAPPYEMPSVTPELLGRMVARFTIGIVIVFFARQVIKSLALAFVCRLAGVSPRDQEARKLLWVEVPYKYITYSCLGVVGLALCPAVHRYLSL, encoded by the exons ATGGACCGTCTGCTAAGTCGGCTGCGAGGGCCGGAGCTGGTGGCTCACTTTCAGTGGCGCTGCGGGCTCCGTCCGCTCTCGGGAGCCGCGCCGGCGGAGCGACGCTCCCCCGAGGCTGACAAACGGACAACACGAGTCTCCACAGCCAGCTCCTGGAGGGAACAGGGCAGAACCGAAAGCAACGGCGCGCTGAGCGGCACTGTG ATTCCTCTGAAGAAATACAAGATTGAGAATTATTTCCTCTACTACCTCTTCCTGTTTGCTGCCACATTGGGCCAGGAGGTTTTTTACATCACCTTCCTTCCCTTCTGCTACTGGAATATTGACCCACATGTTGCTCGGAGAGTGATCAATGTCTGGGCA gttgtGATGTACATTGGGCAGGCTTCGAAAGACGTCTTAAGATGGCCGAGACCCCCATCACCTCCAGTAATTAAGCTTGAGGTGCGGGTGGATGCGGAGTATGGCATGCCTTCCACTCATGCCATGGCGGCCACTGCCATTCCTTTCACCTTCCTCTTGGCCACAATGAACAGGTACAAG GATGTGCTCTGTGGAATTGCAATCACTGCTGTGCTGGTAACCGTTTCGTACCCTTTCTGGGATGCCATTGAGACTTTCCAAATGAAGAATCACTTTGCTCCTGTACTAGCACTGACACTGTCCTTCCTGCTATCTATAAACTATCCCGAGCTGGACCATTggagcacagcaaggggtgacaCCACTAATATAGTCAGTGCAGGTGGAGGAGCTACCTTGGCCACTTGGATTAATTATCAGTGGGGGCTTATCCCGGAGCCCTTGTCGGCTCCGCCTTATGAGATGCCTTCGGTGACACCTGAACTCCTCGGCAGGATGGTTGCCCGATTTACCATTGGCATTGTGATTGTGTTTTTCGCACGGCAGGTTATAAAATCACTGGCCTTGGCCTTTGTTTGCAGGTTGGCTGGAGTCTCCCCCAGGGACCAGGAAGCTCGGAAGCTGCTGTGGGTGGAAGTCCCCTACAAGTACATTACGTATAGTTGCCTTGGAGTTGTTGGACTTGCTTTGTGCCCAGCGGTGCATAGATATTTATCACTTTGA